One window of Chamaesiphon minutus PCC 6605 genomic DNA carries:
- a CDS encoding ABC transporter permease: MNIFESFKMATQTLVANKLRSGLTMLGIIIGNASVIGMIGIGEGTQTLATDQFKNLGPNTLFILPGSPKAQNIRSGGVPPTLVLSDARAIARQVPSVAGVAPVLQNSSVVSYQNITTTSIIQGTTSEFPSVRNFAVDRGRFVTAQDVKEDKQVAMVGTDIAQRLFGNMNPLGKQIRINNLSFEVVGLMEAKGSSFGSNQDDAIFVPITTMSKRIIGRTSPFGLRVSLISVSAKDSASMDAAEFQITNLLRRRHKIVGEDDFTVRNQKDALTIVSTITGALTLLLAAIAGISLIVGGIGVMNIMLVSVTERTQEIGLRKAIGATQNDILTQFTIEAIILSVLGGIIGTLIGIGGIILVRNFSPLKTAAISPSAIILAVSVSGGIGLFFGVVPARQAAKLDPIEALRSV; encoded by the coding sequence ATGAATATCTTTGAAAGCTTTAAGATGGCTACTCAAACGCTCGTAGCTAACAAGCTACGGAGCGGTTTGACGATGCTCGGAATTATTATTGGTAATGCTTCGGTAATTGGGATGATCGGTATCGGTGAGGGTACGCAAACCCTCGCCACCGATCAATTTAAAAATCTGGGGCCAAATACCTTATTTATTTTACCTGGCTCGCCCAAAGCTCAAAATATTCGCAGTGGTGGGGTACCACCGACACTAGTATTGAGCGATGCTCGCGCGATCGCCCGTCAAGTGCCATCTGTTGCTGGTGTCGCGCCAGTTCTCCAAAATTCTTCGGTCGTTAGTTACCAAAATATTACGACTACTTCTATTATCCAAGGTACTACTAGTGAGTTTCCATCCGTGCGGAATTTTGCCGTCGATCGAGGACGATTTGTGACGGCACAAGATGTCAAAGAAGACAAACAAGTTGCGATGGTAGGGACGGACATTGCCCAGCGATTGTTTGGTAATATGAATCCATTGGGCAAACAGATTCGGATTAATAATTTGAGCTTTGAAGTAGTCGGTTTAATGGAGGCTAAAGGTTCATCGTTTGGCAGTAATCAAGATGATGCTATTTTTGTGCCAATTACCACTATGAGTAAGCGAATTATTGGTCGAACTTCGCCATTTGGATTGCGAGTATCATTGATTTCGGTATCGGCCAAAGATAGTGCTAGTATGGATGCTGCCGAATTTCAAATTACCAATTTATTACGGCGCAGACATAAGATCGTCGGCGAAGATGATTTTACCGTTCGCAACCAAAAAGATGCCCTGACGATCGTCTCGACAATTACGGGCGCGCTCACATTATTACTAGCCGCGATCGCCGGAATTTCGCTGATTGTTGGTGGCATTGGCGTCATGAATATCATGCTCGTATCAGTTACCGAACGCACTCAAGAAATCGGCTTGCGGAAAGCGATCGGCGCGACTCAAAATGATATCCTGACTCAATTTACGATCGAAGCCATCATTCTATCTGTTCTTGGTGGAATTATCGGTACATTAATCGGTATCGGCGGGATTATTTTAGTTCGCAATTTTAGCCCGCTCAAAACAGCCGCGATTTCGCCATCGGCAATTATCCTCGCTGTCAGCGTCTCTGGTGGTATCGGTTTATTCTTTGGTGTCGTCCCCGCTCGTCAAGCGGCAAAACTAGATCCGATCGAGGCTCTGCGAAGCGTCTAA
- a CDS encoding efflux RND transporter periplasmic adaptor subunit, with the protein MQLPLINNIKRPIPVIAGVVAATIGLAALGTIAFTQFKPAPKIDLNRYTTAAKAADLTERITASGNVIPFQTANISPKTAGRVSQLFVEQGDRVVQGQKIAQMENAEAQAAFAQAQANVQQAQANLSKAKNGSRPEEIAQAKARLEQAQANLNKAKNGNRPEETAQVRAKLAQAQANLNLSRSIAPQQIEQATAQVSSATARLKLAQAQVDRNRSLRQSGAVSQDALDRATADYQTARANLLDAQQKLQQVRNSSASEINQRQAAVTEVQQALRQSQLGSRTEDVASLAAQVDQAQAAYEQAKNGSRPEDIAQLTAALAVANAQLQSARSQLNDSTVVAPFAGLITQRYASVGAFVTPTTSASTSTSATSTSIVALAKDMEVKAKVPEVDIGKIKVGQKVEITADAYSDKPFQGTVRLVAPEAVVEQNVTSFEVRVALDTGKDVLRSGMNVNTIFSGRRTNNALTVPTVAIGSRKGKTGVYIPGENNEPKFKEVKVGTTVRDKIQVTDGLKSGDRVFIDVPPGFKDKMLGDGGK; encoded by the coding sequence ATGCAACTACCTCTCATAAATAACATCAAACGTCCGATCCCTGTCATTGCAGGTGTAGTGGCAGCAACAATCGGACTGGCGGCACTTGGAACGATCGCATTCACCCAGTTTAAGCCAGCCCCGAAAATCGATCTCAACCGCTACACGACTGCTGCTAAAGCCGCAGATCTCACCGAGCGCATCACCGCTAGCGGTAATGTCATCCCCTTCCAAACTGCCAATATCAGCCCCAAGACGGCGGGTAGAGTGTCACAACTATTTGTCGAGCAGGGAGATCGCGTCGTGCAGGGGCAAAAAATCGCCCAAATGGAAAATGCCGAAGCGCAAGCCGCCTTCGCCCAAGCTCAAGCCAACGTGCAGCAAGCCCAAGCCAACTTGAGTAAGGCTAAAAATGGCTCGCGCCCTGAAGAAATTGCCCAAGCCAAAGCCAGACTAGAGCAAGCCCAAGCCAATTTAAATAAAGCCAAAAACGGCAACCGTCCCGAAGAAACCGCTCAGGTGCGGGCAAAATTAGCCCAAGCCCAAGCCAATTTAAATTTATCGCGATCGATCGCACCCCAACAAATCGAACAGGCTACAGCCCAAGTTTCCTCAGCGACAGCGCGACTCAAACTCGCCCAAGCCCAAGTCGATCGCAATCGATCGTTGCGGCAATCGGGAGCGGTATCGCAGGATGCACTCGATCGAGCCACTGCTGACTACCAAACCGCCCGCGCCAATCTCCTCGATGCCCAACAAAAGCTCCAACAGGTACGCAATAGCAGCGCATCGGAAATCAACCAGCGTCAAGCCGCCGTCACCGAAGTCCAACAAGCCTTGCGCCAATCCCAACTCGGCAGTCGGACGGAAGATGTCGCCAGTCTAGCCGCTCAAGTCGATCAAGCTCAAGCCGCCTACGAGCAAGCCAAAAATGGCTCCCGTCCCGAAGATATCGCCCAACTCACAGCCGCACTAGCAGTAGCTAACGCCCAATTACAATCGGCTCGATCTCAACTTAACGACTCCACCGTCGTCGCGCCGTTTGCTGGATTGATTACCCAACGATACGCTAGCGTCGGCGCGTTTGTGACGCCCACAACTTCGGCTTCGACTAGTACCTCCGCGACTTCCACTTCGATCGTGGCTTTAGCCAAAGATATGGAAGTTAAAGCCAAGGTACCAGAAGTCGATATCGGCAAGATCAAAGTCGGCCAAAAAGTCGAAATTACTGCCGATGCCTATAGCGACAAACCCTTCCAAGGTACCGTCCGCTTGGTGGCACCAGAAGCTGTCGTCGAGCAAAACGTCACCTCATTTGAAGTCCGCGTCGCGCTCGATACTGGCAAAGATGTCCTGCGATCGGGTATGAATGTCAACACCATTTTTAGTGGCAGACGCACCAATAACGCCCTAACTGTACCCACAGTCGCGATCGGTTCCAGAAAAGGCAAAACTGGGGTTTATATACCTGGTGAAAATAACGAGCCTAAGTTTAAAGAAGTTAAAGTTGGTACCACCGTCAGAGACAAAATTCAAGTAACGGATGGTCTCAAATCTGGAGATCGAGTCTTCATTGACGTCCCCCCTGGATTTAAAGACAAAATGCTTGGCGATGGCGGTAAATAA
- a CDS encoding tetratricopeptide repeat protein — protein sequence MSARSQALVPYTPKKDPKSLEDTSKILLRQAAGLVQFQQYEQAIPRVALATQLAPKSHEAWFFLGSLYVQTQKYQRGIDALLQAKAIKPQDPDILFMLGSAYFQKGELPQAIDTLQAGLKIKPDNNSALFDLGNAYYKSNKYADAIAQYQKAVKKDPKFWPAINNIGLVNYETGDINGAMQNWQRAIAIDPKAAEPVLAMAVALFAQGKQVEAFTTAEKAITLDSRYANIQYLKDNLWGDKLLNDTRKLIQTPRVREFITKAPVRG from the coding sequence ATGTCTGCTCGCAGCCAAGCTTTAGTACCTTATACCCCCAAGAAAGACCCCAAATCGCTAGAAGACACCAGCAAAATTTTACTCAGACAAGCTGCTGGATTAGTTCAATTTCAACAATACGAACAGGCAATTCCCCGTGTGGCTTTAGCTACTCAATTAGCACCAAAAAGCCATGAAGCTTGGTTCTTTTTAGGTTCTTTATACGTCCAAACTCAAAAGTATCAAAGAGGGATCGATGCCTTACTACAGGCAAAGGCTATCAAACCGCAAGATCCAGACATCTTATTTATGTTAGGTTCGGCTTATTTCCAAAAAGGCGAACTACCACAAGCGATCGATACCCTTCAAGCCGGACTGAAAATTAAGCCAGACAACAATAGCGCGCTGTTCGATCTAGGCAATGCTTACTATAAGTCGAATAAATATGCCGACGCGATCGCTCAATATCAAAAAGCTGTCAAAAAAGACCCCAAATTTTGGCCAGCTATCAACAATATCGGTTTGGTTAATTACGAAACAGGCGATATCAATGGTGCCATGCAAAACTGGCAACGCGCGATCGCCATCGATCCTAAAGCCGCCGAACCCGTGCTAGCGATGGCTGTTGCCCTGTTCGCTCAAGGCAAACAAGTTGAAGCATTTACTACTGCCGAAAAAGCGATTACCCTCGATAGTCGCTATGCCAACATCCAATATCTCAAAGATAACTTGTGGGGTGATAAACTCCTCAATGACACTCGCAAACTAATCCAAACCCCACGGGTGCGGGAGTTTATTACTAAGGCTCCGGTTAGAGGGTAG
- a CDS encoding DNA gyrase/topoisomerase IV subunit A has translation MVKQLDLLGTEKIIPIDLPSEMQRSYLEYAMSVIVGRALPDVRDGLKPVHRRIVYAMHELGLTPDRPYRKCARVVGDVLGKYHPHGDQSVYDALVRLVQDFSTRYPLLAGHGNFGSVDNDPPAAMRYTETRLAPLSHEALLGEIGTATVDFIGNFDNSQQEPTVLPAQVPILLVNGCSGIAVGMATNIPPHNIGEAIDGAIALIDKPDLPDAKLWELIPGPDFPTGGEIMGIEGIHDAYRTGRGIITVRGVSHVEIASDRAKLTKSKKRRDSLIVTELPFQVNKAAWIEKVAELVNAGKIDGIADLRDESDREGMRVVIEIKRDSEPRNVLEQLYRQTALQSNFGAIMLAIVEGQPRQLTLRQLLEEFLKFREVTLTRQYGNELEQAQKRVHLVSGLLTALDNLDAVINILRNAPDGTTAKAIFQTDLNLSETQADAILAMPLRRLTGLEKKNLQTEFQEVNTKINTLNTLLQDRNELLKSLKKDLRSLKRKFADARRTKITKIEPPVPQAKADRAASTRTKNASAETPKEARTRTLPPSQLQIIETEPGQPVTVEITHQGYIRRLSKTGSKLNLQTNDFVTKTYQTNTEAELILVTSDGKAYPLRIRDIPPTLGNDRGTLLTSLIPALAESPDERVLFSLPTPDEAPDDMQQLLLLTAQGKIKRILIQELSGLTNRGTTLIKLREDDKLHTITPLTSQREIVIATSGARILRLALASEQIPLMGRVSQGIQALKVGNREQIVGCIPVNSTDEIVLISRQGYAKRIPIAAIRIVQTGNMGTHAMQFAIKTDNLLYINVPAETLDLVTTTHRHELVAIDRVQTYGKDGTGDKLVELAPNEEIMFVN, from the coding sequence ATGGTAAAACAGTTAGATCTGCTAGGTACAGAAAAAATTATTCCGATCGACCTGCCCTCAGAGATGCAGCGATCGTACCTGGAATACGCCATGAGTGTGATTGTAGGACGGGCGTTGCCTGACGTCCGCGATGGGTTAAAACCAGTACATCGACGGATTGTGTATGCAATGCACGAATTGGGACTCACACCCGACAGGCCTTACCGCAAATGCGCTCGTGTCGTCGGGGATGTATTGGGTAAATATCACCCCCATGGCGACCAATCGGTCTATGATGCCCTAGTAAGGCTGGTTCAGGACTTTTCGACCCGTTATCCACTCTTGGCCGGACACGGTAATTTTGGCTCGGTAGATAACGATCCGCCAGCAGCAATGCGTTATACCGAGACGCGACTAGCACCGTTGAGTCATGAGGCTCTTTTGGGCGAGATCGGCACCGCAACGGTGGACTTTATCGGTAACTTTGATAACTCCCAACAGGAGCCGACAGTTTTACCCGCGCAAGTACCGATTCTGCTGGTGAATGGCTGTAGCGGGATTGCGGTGGGGATGGCGACAAACATCCCGCCCCACAATATCGGCGAAGCGATCGATGGTGCGATCGCGCTGATCGACAAACCCGATCTCCCCGATGCCAAATTATGGGAATTGATTCCTGGCCCCGATTTTCCCACAGGTGGGGAGATTATGGGCATAGAGGGCATTCACGATGCTTATCGCACGGGGAGAGGGATTATTACCGTGCGTGGGGTTTCTCATGTCGAAATTGCTAGCGATCGTGCCAAGCTGACTAAATCTAAAAAACGGCGCGATTCGTTGATCGTCACCGAACTACCCTTTCAGGTAAATAAAGCCGCGTGGATTGAAAAAGTTGCCGAACTCGTCAACGCGGGCAAAATCGACGGTATTGCCGATCTGCGCGATGAAAGCGATCGCGAGGGGATGCGCGTCGTCATCGAGATCAAGCGCGATAGCGAACCCCGCAACGTTCTCGAACAACTCTACCGCCAAACCGCTCTCCAGAGCAACTTTGGCGCAATTATGTTGGCAATTGTCGAAGGACAACCCAGACAACTTACCCTCAGACAACTGCTCGAAGAATTTCTCAAGTTTCGAGAAGTTACCCTCACCCGTCAGTACGGAAACGAACTAGAACAGGCTCAAAAACGGGTACACCTGGTGTCTGGCTTACTGACGGCACTAGATAACCTCGATGCGGTAATTAATATCCTCCGCAACGCTCCAGATGGCACCACCGCCAAAGCGATCTTTCAGACAGATTTGAACCTGAGCGAGACGCAGGCGGACGCGATTTTGGCGATGCCCTTGCGCCGCTTAACTGGCTTAGAAAAGAAAAACCTCCAGACAGAGTTCCAAGAAGTTAATACCAAGATTAATACCCTCAATACCCTCTTACAAGATCGGAACGAACTGCTCAAATCGCTCAAGAAAGATTTGCGATCGCTCAAACGCAAATTTGCAGACGCTCGTCGCACCAAAATTACCAAGATAGAGCCGCCAGTCCCCCAAGCTAAGGCCGATAGAGCCGCCTCAACTAGAACTAAAAATGCTAGTGCTGAAACACCAAAAGAGGCTCGTACCAGGACACTCCCACCCTCGCAACTTCAAATCATTGAAACCGAACCCGGTCAACCAGTAACAGTCGAAATTACCCATCAAGGATATATTAGACGCCTGAGTAAAACCGGATCGAAACTCAATTTACAAACTAATGATTTCGTCACCAAAACTTACCAAACTAACACCGAAGCAGAACTCATATTAGTCACCAGCGATGGCAAAGCTTATCCCTTAAGAATTCGCGATATCCCGCCTACCCTCGGTAACGATCGCGGCACGCTCCTGACTAGCTTAATTCCCGCACTGGCAGAAAGCCCCGACGAACGGGTTCTCTTTAGCCTGCCCACTCCCGACGAAGCCCCAGATGACATGCAGCAACTGCTGCTGCTCACCGCCCAAGGGAAAATTAAACGTATCCTTATCCAAGAACTCAGCGGACTCACAAACCGAGGCACCACTTTAATCAAACTCCGCGAAGACGACAAACTGCACACCATTACCCCACTGACTAGTCAGCGCGAGATCGTGATTGCCACCTCTGGCGCGCGGATTCTGCGCCTCGCGCTCGCCTCCGAGCAAATCCCCCTGATGGGACGCGTCTCCCAAGGCATCCAAGCTCTCAAAGTCGGCAATCGAGAGCAGATCGTCGGCTGTATTCCAGTTAATAGCACCGACGAAATCGTCCTAATCTCGCGCCAAGGATACGCCAAACGCATCCCCATCGCCGCGATTCGGATCGTCCAAACTGGCAATATGGGCACTCATGCCATGCAATTTGCCATCAAAACCGATAATCTGCTCTACATCAACGTTCCGGCGGAAACTCTCGATCTAGTCACAACTACCCACCGTCACGAACTCGTAGCGATCGATCGGGTTCAAACCTATGGCAAAGATGGCACTGGTGATAAACTTGTCGAATTAGCTCCCAATGAAGAGATAATGTTCGTAAATTAG
- a CDS encoding ABC transporter substrate-binding protein: MTCHTNRLASKIGISIALILLIILAGCTPARLDREGVTHLTLWQGINPPPNREVFDKLVAKFNRSHPKIEVESLYIGQSDRQLPKILAAIVGDAKPDLLWYGSMLTGQLVDLEAIEPIDKLWERSTVTKDIDPALLGSMQYENHLWSIPFGTNNVGIFYRPSLFKAAGIEQIPTNWPEFQATAKQLTRDSNGDGKIDKYGMLLPLGQGEWTVFTWLPFMWSGGGELKSEKLTTLAKPLLWSIDNPGSIAALKLWQDLVKDGHAILSSPERGYELDNFLSGKVAMQLTGPWTFGQLGGMNFTDYDVMPIPAGTRSATSTGGENLFMMKSTPAHQQAAWEFMEYVLSEDFQTEWALGTGYLPVNLKSRDRSNYRDYVSKTPAIQVFLDQAKYGRARPIEPGYSQISENLGRAIESVLLNKNSPAAALKTAQERLNLSLNQRR, encoded by the coding sequence ATGACCTGCCATACAAACCGATTAGCTTCTAAAATTGGAATCTCGATCGCTTTAATTTTACTCATAATTCTCGCAGGATGTACGCCAGCGCGACTCGATCGCGAGGGTGTAACGCATCTGACGTTATGGCAAGGGATCAATCCGCCGCCCAATCGTGAGGTTTTTGATAAGTTAGTAGCTAAGTTCAATCGATCGCACCCAAAAATCGAAGTTGAGTCGTTATATATCGGCCAATCCGATCGCCAATTACCTAAAATTCTCGCAGCGATTGTCGGCGATGCAAAGCCAGATTTACTCTGGTATGGTTCGATGTTAACGGGACAATTAGTCGATTTAGAAGCGATCGAACCGATCGATAAGTTGTGGGAACGATCGACAGTTACTAAAGATATCGATCCGGCTTTACTCGGCTCGATGCAATACGAAAATCATTTGTGGTCGATCCCGTTTGGAACGAATAATGTCGGAATTTTTTATCGTCCCAGTCTATTTAAAGCTGCCGGAATCGAGCAAATTCCCACTAATTGGCCAGAATTTCAAGCAACTGCCAAACAATTAACTCGCGATAGTAATGGTGATGGCAAAATCGATAAATATGGGATGCTATTACCCTTAGGACAAGGGGAATGGACGGTATTTACGTGGCTACCATTCATGTGGAGTGGCGGTGGCGAACTCAAATCTGAAAAGCTAACGACGTTGGCAAAGCCGCTCCTTTGGAGCATCGATAATCCCGGCTCGATCGCGGCTTTAAAATTGTGGCAAGATTTAGTTAAAGATGGTCATGCAATTTTATCTTCACCAGAGCGCGGTTATGAGTTAGATAATTTCCTGTCTGGTAAAGTAGCGATGCAATTAACTGGCCCCTGGACATTCGGCCAATTAGGGGGCATGAATTTCACTGATTATGATGTAATGCCAATTCCGGCTGGCACTCGATCGGCAACCAGTACGGGTGGTGAAAATCTATTTATGATGAAAAGTACTCCCGCACACCAACAAGCAGCCTGGGAGTTCATGGAATACGTACTAAGCGAAGATTTTCAGACTGAATGGGCATTAGGTACGGGATATTTACCCGTCAATCTCAAATCTCGCGATCGCTCGAACTATCGTGATTATGTCAGCAAAACGCCAGCAATTCAAGTATTTTTAGACCAAGCCAAATATGGCAGAGCGCGCCCGATCGAACCTGGTTACAGTCAAATATCAGAAAATCTCGGACGCGCGATCGAGTCGGTATTACTAAATAAAAATTCGCCAGCCGCCGCACTGAAAACTGCTCAGGAACGGCTGAATTTAAGTTTGAATCAGAGACGATAG
- a CDS encoding YebC/PmpR family DNA-binding transcriptional regulator produces MAGHSKWANIKRQKARVDAVRGKTFTQLSRAIIVAARNGIPDPDGNFQLRTAIEKAKAAGIPNDNIDRAIAKGAGTADSNAQLEEIRYEGYGAGGVAIIVEALTDNRNRTAAELRFAFTKRGGNLGETGCVSWMFDLKGVCTIVGSIDEDRLLEAALEGGADVYELLDDEEQPGAEVFTTVVNLERLNTALRAEGFKVSDAELRWVPQTTVLVEDPEQSKQLLKLIEVLEALDDVQTVTANFDLADELLG; encoded by the coding sequence ATGGCAGGTCATAGTAAATGGGCAAATATTAAGCGACAAAAGGCGCGAGTCGATGCGGTACGCGGGAAAACATTTACCCAATTATCGCGAGCAATTATCGTCGCTGCCAGAAATGGGATTCCCGATCCCGATGGTAACTTCCAACTGCGGACGGCAATCGAAAAAGCCAAAGCAGCAGGTATCCCCAACGATAACATCGATCGGGCCATCGCTAAGGGTGCGGGTACTGCCGATAGTAATGCCCAACTCGAAGAAATTCGCTACGAAGGTTACGGTGCAGGCGGTGTCGCGATTATTGTCGAAGCCCTAACAGACAATCGCAATCGCACCGCCGCCGAGTTGCGATTTGCCTTTACCAAACGCGGTGGTAACCTGGGAGAAACTGGCTGTGTGAGCTGGATGTTCGACCTTAAAGGCGTTTGCACGATCGTCGGCAGTATCGATGAGGATCGGCTCTTAGAAGCAGCTTTAGAAGGCGGTGCGGACGTGTATGAGCTGCTCGACGATGAGGAGCAACCAGGGGCGGAAGTATTTACGACAGTGGTAAATCTCGAACGACTCAATACCGCATTGCGTGCTGAGGGGTTTAAAGTTAGCGATGCCGAACTGCGGTGGGTGCCCCAAACGACGGTATTAGTCGAAGATCCGGAGCAAAGTAAGCAACTGCTCAAATTAATTGAAGTGCTCGAAGCTTTGGATGATGTCCAAACAGTAACTGCTAATTTCGATCTGGCGGATGAGTTGTTGGGTTGA
- a CDS encoding ABC transporter ATP-binding protein translates to MTLTTETVDRSTSTYEVATAIETYQLRKVYRTGFWLNRKVESLKECTLQVYEGETFGLLGLNGAGKTTLLKTLLGIVKPTAGKGLLLGKPLGDRSIKQKIGYLPENPYFYDFLTGWELLEYTAGLFEIPRSIQKQRIPALLEMVGLAQSAAKKKQLRQYSKGMVQRVGMAQALINDPDLVFLDEPMSGLDPLGRKQMRDLIVSLGDRGKTVFFNSHVLTEVEQICSRVGILAQGELICCGTLSELLTNEDRYYYVSGRGGDRDILSRWIEKIDYRDDIWTGKIYGEPQEFMATLRLMDAELISLQQGRASLEEFFMEQMELRGIRSSS, encoded by the coding sequence ATGACGCTAACCACTGAAACCGTAGATCGATCGACGTCAACTTACGAAGTTGCCACCGCAATCGAGACATATCAATTACGCAAAGTTTATCGCACTGGCTTTTGGTTAAATCGCAAGGTTGAATCATTAAAAGAATGCACCCTCCAAGTCTATGAAGGTGAAACTTTTGGATTATTGGGCTTGAATGGTGCGGGCAAAACTACCCTACTCAAAACATTATTAGGTATTGTCAAGCCGACAGCAGGCAAAGGCTTATTACTCGGCAAACCCTTGGGAGATCGATCGATCAAACAAAAGATCGGTTATCTACCCGAAAATCCTTATTTCTATGACTTTCTCACTGGCTGGGAATTACTAGAATACACCGCTGGCTTATTTGAAATCCCCAGATCGATCCAAAAACAACGCATCCCAGCATTACTCGAAATGGTTGGTTTAGCCCAATCAGCGGCCAAGAAAAAGCAACTCCGCCAGTACTCCAAAGGCATGGTTCAACGGGTCGGGATGGCGCAGGCATTAATTAACGACCCCGACCTCGTATTCCTCGACGAACCCATGTCTGGACTCGATCCTTTGGGTCGCAAACAGATGCGCGATCTGATTGTTTCGCTAGGAGATCGCGGTAAAACTGTCTTCTTTAATAGTCACGTTCTCACCGAAGTCGAACAAATTTGTAGTCGCGTCGGTATCCTAGCACAAGGTGAACTAATTTGCTGCGGTACTCTATCCGAATTACTCACCAATGAAGATCGCTATTATTATGTTTCCGGACGTGGCGGCGATCGAGATATTCTCAGTCGCTGGATCGAAAAAATCGATTATAGAGACGATATTTGGACTGGCAAAATTTACGGCGAACCGCAAGAATTTATGGCCACATTACGATTGATGGATGCCGAATTAATCTCTCTGCAACAAGGACGCGCTTCTCTCGAAGAATTTTTCATGGAACAGATGGAACTCCGAGGTATTCGATCGAGCAGCTAG